A DNA window from Bdellovibrio sp. BCCA contains the following coding sequences:
- the rpsF gene encoding 30S ribosomal protein S6, with amino-acid sequence MELSKTNAKKPYEVVVLMHPDATLEDQKELFKKNKATIESYKGSINSLETWGKRTLATPIGKLKKAFYFHSTFEADTQAIAELERTMRINDKVLRFMHTRLDERVSLAKFMEGFKKGLSESAAREKEREAKMAARKAAFAAAKAERSERFDKGE; translated from the coding sequence ATGGAACTATCTAAAACAAATGCAAAGAAGCCATACGAAGTTGTGGTTCTTATGCACCCAGATGCAACTCTTGAAGATCAAAAAGAGTTGTTCAAAAAGAACAAAGCGACAATTGAATCTTACAAAGGTTCTATCAACTCTTTGGAAACTTGGGGCAAAAGAACTCTTGCAACTCCAATTGGTAAATTGAAAAAAGCGTTCTACTTCCACTCTACGTTTGAAGCAGACACGCAAGCGATTGCTGAGCTTGAGCGTACTATGCGCATCAACGACAAAGTTCTTCGCTTCATGCACACTCGTCTTGACGAGCGTGTTTCTTTGGCAAAATTCATGGAAGGCTTCAAAAAAGGTCTTTCTGAATCTGCTGCTCGTGAAAAAGAACGTGAAGCAAAAATGGCTGCTCGTAAAGCCGCTTTTGCAGCTGCGAAAGCAGAGCGTTCTGAGCGTTTTGATAAAGGCGAATAA
- a CDS encoding DUF2232 domain-containing protein — protein MKKTATTQKFITISSLSILLSMMTVVLGAPLLRVLRKAYGPLAFWILGLLVTGAAWLLNAQPLALFLGSVWMTLGAYMEMEQRGLGWWISGLLSVAAGSLATGLGLFGAFKKNGINTYAEVQSLAEKFAQQVQTMNPTVKLDPAILVQQVPSAVVIVLIVTLGVGLIFERRVFSWLNLPREKIASQLKLLEYRVPDYVIWVAMTAFLLTMVSFGGKATAILAVNIVNVCIVLYFFQGLAVLEVFLNSIRAGVFTRVLTYIILVGQMLLILSVVGLIDYWVDFRGRIRRMNKPAENN, from the coding sequence ATGAAGAAGACCGCGACCACGCAGAAATTCATCACAATTTCATCTCTCTCGATTTTGTTGTCGATGATGACTGTAGTTCTGGGAGCGCCTCTTCTTCGTGTATTACGTAAAGCCTACGGTCCCCTCGCCTTTTGGATTTTGGGACTGTTGGTAACAGGAGCAGCGTGGCTCCTGAACGCACAACCTCTCGCACTTTTCTTAGGCTCTGTTTGGATGACTTTAGGGGCTTACATGGAGATGGAGCAAAGAGGACTTGGGTGGTGGATTTCGGGACTTTTGAGCGTCGCCGCAGGTTCTTTGGCTACAGGCCTTGGACTCTTTGGAGCGTTTAAGAAAAACGGAATCAACACGTACGCTGAAGTCCAAAGCTTGGCGGAGAAATTTGCACAGCAAGTTCAGACAATGAATCCGACTGTGAAACTGGATCCGGCGATTTTGGTGCAGCAAGTTCCATCAGCCGTCGTCATAGTTCTCATTGTGACGTTAGGTGTGGGATTGATTTTTGAGAGAAGGGTTTTTTCATGGCTCAATTTGCCCCGTGAGAAAATTGCCTCTCAGCTCAAGTTGTTAGAATATCGTGTTCCAGATTACGTGATTTGGGTTGCGATGACTGCCTTCCTTCTAACAATGGTGAGTTTTGGCGGTAAGGCCACGGCCATCCTGGCAGTAAATATTGTAAACGTTTGTATCGTTCTTTATTTCTTTCAAGGGCTGGCAGTGTTGGAGGTATTTCTGAATTCGATAAGAGCCGGTGTGTTCACTCGAGTTCTGACGTACATAATCTTGGTCGGCCAAATGCTGCTTATTTTAAGTGTCGTTGGTTTGATCGATTACTGGGTTGATTTCAGAGGGCGCATCCGCAGGATGAATAAGCCGGCTGAGAACAACTGA
- the rplI gene encoding 50S ribosomal protein L9: protein MKVILQKDVKDVGRVGELVNVSEGFARNFLFPRKLAAEATEKRVKEYEHLKRVAETKKKKALAERQELLNKINGTTVTFKLAAGDTDKLFGTVTTTDISKELQKMGHSVDRRDIHLEEPIKVLGQHKAVVRYAEGMEAKIQISVERA, encoded by the coding sequence ATGAAAGTTATTCTTCAAAAAGATGTTAAAGATGTAGGTCGTGTTGGTGAATTGGTGAACGTTTCTGAAGGTTTCGCAAGAAACTTCTTGTTCCCACGCAAACTAGCGGCTGAGGCTACTGAAAAACGCGTAAAAGAATATGAACACTTGAAGCGCGTTGCTGAAACTAAAAAGAAAAAAGCATTGGCAGAGCGCCAAGAGCTTTTGAACAAAATCAATGGCACAACTGTGACATTCAAGTTGGCTGCTGGTGACACTGACAAACTTTTCGGTACTGTTACAACAACAGATATCTCTAAAGAATTGCAAAAAATGGGTCACTCTGTAGACCGTCGTGATATTCACCTTGAAGAGCCAATCAAGGTTTTGGGTCAGCACAAAGCTGTAGTTCGTTACGCAGAAGGTATGGAAGCAAAAATCCAAATCTCTGTTGAGCGCGCTTAA
- a CDS encoding S1 family peptidase, which produces MKFNNLFKAVMAAGLFGSLVACSPAKQNAVNLGADSSSIIGGVTVDAKDPIAKSTVAIVASVKTADGQEGQFICTGSLLTENVVLTAGHCVPEVGAEYKEVTLYVIFNTDLRKMGRADIRLVVDSVIHTDYGKTGSEGEDAHDLALIKFAGAMAPGYTVAKFLDDETLLKPGTKVTLAGYGLIETDGVNTKSDDRLRKVDVEVVEEFGKHEILLDQTKGKGACHGDSGGPAFLEVNGTQYVWGVTSRGAGKDGKDDCSLVSVYTKVKSESQFVQDGLKKLSAK; this is translated from the coding sequence ATGAAATTTAATAATCTTTTTAAAGCAGTGATGGCAGCAGGTCTTTTCGGATCTCTTGTTGCTTGTTCTCCTGCTAAGCAAAATGCTGTAAATCTTGGTGCTGACAGCTCATCTATTATTGGTGGCGTGACTGTTGATGCAAAAGATCCAATCGCAAAATCAACTGTGGCGATCGTAGCGTCTGTAAAGACAGCGGATGGTCAAGAAGGACAATTCATCTGCACAGGTTCTCTTTTGACTGAGAACGTAGTTTTGACGGCAGGTCACTGTGTTCCTGAAGTGGGCGCTGAATACAAAGAGGTCACTCTTTATGTTATCTTCAACACAGACCTAAGAAAAATGGGTCGTGCTGACATCCGTCTTGTTGTTGATTCTGTGATCCACACTGATTACGGCAAAACAGGCTCTGAAGGCGAAGACGCTCATGACCTTGCGTTGATCAAATTCGCAGGTGCAATGGCTCCTGGCTACACTGTAGCTAAATTCCTTGATGACGAAACTTTGTTGAAGCCAGGTACAAAAGTAACTTTGGCTGGTTACGGTTTGATCGAAACAGATGGCGTGAATACAAAATCTGACGACCGTCTTCGTAAAGTAGACGTTGAAGTTGTTGAAGAGTTCGGTAAACACGAAATCCTTCTTGATCAAACTAAAGGTAAAGGTGCTTGCCACGGTGACTCTGGTGGACCTGCATTCCTTGAAGTGAATGGCACTCAATATGTTTGGGGTGTTACTAGCCGCGGTGCTGGTAAAGACGGAAAAGACGATTGCTCTCTAGTGAGCGTTTACACAAAAGTAAAATCTGAATCTCAATTCGTTCAAGACGGTTTGAAAAAGCTTTCTGCAAAATAG
- a CDS encoding SDR family oxidoreductase — translation MKPLLYLFKRKKAQNFQPVVLVTGCSSGIGLALAKLLYEHTEYRVVVTAREKSLEKVRNYFLDNERFVVRALDVTSEADRIRIFNEIKKLWGGVDILINNAGVSYRSVVEHMTEKDEELQMATNYFGPMGMIRLALPHMRDTGRGKIINISSVSGMLAMPTMASYSASKYALEGASEALWYETRPFGVTITLVQPGFIHSNSFRNVYHTELSDPTRNWSGPYSDFYKNMTPFVERMMNLSLTTPEKIAKQVVKVMKKENPPLWHPATLDAVLFYYFRRLLPRRVLLPILYWLLPNAKSWSKDYSHRRR, via the coding sequence ATGAAGCCCTTACTTTATTTGTTCAAACGTAAGAAAGCTCAAAATTTTCAGCCTGTGGTTTTAGTCACAGGTTGTTCTTCGGGTATTGGTTTAGCTCTCGCAAAACTTTTGTATGAACACACAGAGTATCGTGTTGTCGTGACCGCTCGTGAAAAGAGCCTTGAAAAAGTTCGCAATTATTTTTTGGACAATGAACGCTTCGTAGTTCGCGCTTTAGATGTGACATCCGAAGCGGATCGCATTCGTATTTTCAATGAAATCAAAAAGCTTTGGGGTGGTGTTGATATCCTTATCAACAATGCCGGCGTTTCTTATCGCTCGGTCGTTGAACATATGACTGAAAAGGATGAAGAGCTGCAAATGGCGACAAATTATTTCGGCCCCATGGGAATGATTCGTCTAGCTCTACCACACATGCGCGACACGGGCCGTGGAAAGATCATCAATATTTCTTCAGTGAGCGGAATGCTTGCGATGCCCACTATGGCCTCCTATTCCGCTTCAAAATACGCGCTGGAAGGGGCTAGTGAAGCATTATGGTATGAGACGCGCCCCTTTGGTGTGACGATCACGTTAGTGCAACCAGGGTTTATTCACAGCAATTCTTTTAGAAATGTGTATCACACAGAACTTTCTGATCCGACTCGCAACTGGAGCGGACCTTACAGCGATTTTTATAAGAACATGACTCCATTTGTGGAGCGCATGATGAATCTCTCGCTCACAACGCCAGAAAAGATCGCCAAACAAGTTGTGAAGGTGATGAAGAAGGAAAATCCGCCTCTATGGCACCCGGCAACTTTAGATGCAGTGTTGTTCTATTATTTCCGCCGCCTGCTTCCGCGCCGGGTTCTTTTGCCAATTCTTTACTGGCTTCTTCCCAACGCTAAAAGTTGGTCGAAAGATTACTCTCACCGCCGTCGCTAA
- the dnaB gene encoding replicative DNA helicase, whose amino-acid sequence MSTRIPPQNLEAEQSILGGLMLDREALDQVGDMLMADDFYKPAHQKIYNAIKELHSKSQPIDIITVTNVLQGEGSMDVVGGPEYLISLLDKTISAANITTHAKIVKDKATLRRLIAINSQLIEKAYDQDFVDVESFVDQAESAIFKIGENKTATGLVGSMEIVKASIQKIEELYKNKAEITGLATGFKKLDEMTAGLHPGEMTIIAARPSMGKTAFSLNICQHVALRLKKTVAYFSLEMGKESMMMRMLSAESKVSMSEIRNGRIQDSAWPKLINAASALSEASIFIDDTPGVSPFEIRSRARRLKAEHGLDLIMIDYLQLMSMKQKMSSREQEVAEISKSLKAIAKELQIPVIALAQLNRGVEGRTEKKPMLSDLRESGSIEQDADVIMMLYRDDYYDKENPDKQGHAEVIVGKQRNGATGPVKMRFDAQYNRFRDADPEPSGPSQIMPPPQAPPPMPGGRPKNFAPGAPV is encoded by the coding sequence ATGAGTACGCGAATTCCACCTCAAAATCTTGAGGCCGAACAGTCTATTCTGGGCGGTCTAATGTTGGATAGAGAAGCACTCGACCAAGTGGGCGATATGCTCATGGCCGATGACTTCTATAAGCCAGCTCATCAAAAGATTTATAACGCTATTAAAGAGCTTCACAGCAAAAGCCAGCCGATTGATATCATCACGGTGACCAACGTTCTTCAGGGCGAAGGCTCGATGGACGTTGTCGGCGGACCTGAATATCTTATCAGCCTTCTTGATAAGACAATTTCTGCTGCGAACATCACGACACACGCAAAAATCGTGAAAGACAAAGCGACTTTGCGTCGTTTGATTGCGATCAACAGTCAGCTGATTGAAAAGGCCTACGATCAAGATTTCGTCGATGTTGAGTCTTTCGTAGACCAAGCGGAAAGTGCCATCTTTAAAATCGGTGAGAATAAAACAGCCACAGGTCTTGTGGGCTCTATGGAAATCGTCAAGGCTTCCATCCAAAAAATCGAAGAACTTTACAAAAACAAAGCTGAGATCACAGGTCTTGCGACAGGTTTTAAAAAGCTTGATGAAATGACAGCCGGTCTTCACCCAGGTGAGATGACGATCATCGCCGCTCGTCCGTCGATGGGTAAAACAGCGTTCTCTCTGAATATCTGCCAACACGTCGCTCTTCGTCTGAAAAAGACGGTGGCTTACTTCTCTCTAGAAATGGGTAAAGAGTCGATGATGATGCGTATGCTTTCTGCGGAATCCAAAGTGAGCATGAGCGAAATCCGTAATGGTCGCATCCAAGATTCGGCGTGGCCGAAGTTGATCAATGCGGCGAGTGCACTCAGTGAGGCGTCTATCTTCATCGATGACACTCCAGGCGTTTCACCGTTTGAGATTCGCTCTCGAGCGCGTCGTTTGAAAGCCGAACACGGTCTTGATCTTATTATGATCGACTACTTGCAGCTCATGAGTATGAAACAGAAAATGAGTTCACGTGAGCAAGAGGTTGCTGAAATTTCTAAATCTTTGAAAGCCATTGCCAAGGAATTGCAAATCCCAGTCATTGCTCTGGCGCAGCTCAACCGTGGCGTTGAGGGTCGTACAGAAAAGAAACCGATGCTTTCAGATCTGCGTGAGTCAGGTTCGATCGAACAAGATGCCGACGTTATCATGATGCTTTATCGTGATGACTACTACGATAAAGAAAATCCAGACAAACAAGGTCACGCGGAAGTGATCGTGGGTAAACAGCGTAACGGTGCTACGGGACCAGTTAAAATGCGCTTCGATGCTCAATACAATAGATTCCGTGATGCCGATCCGGAGCCATCAGGACCGAGTCAAATTATGCCTCCTCCTCAGGCCCCACCTCCAATGCCTGGCGGCAGACCTAAAAACTTTGCACCTGGCGCTCCAGTTTAA
- a CDS encoding helix-turn-helix domain-containing protein, with product MTPNLNSSDNLFVANLQSVSLEKLVKSKLEVLFAQQKEAQVELNGLYNVVIEQVEKPLLELALRAYNGNQVKTAQMLGINRNTLKKKIDNYKIRVKKLN from the coding sequence ATGACGCCGAACCTAAACAGTTCTGATAATCTTTTTGTCGCCAACCTTCAGTCTGTAAGCTTGGAGAAGCTTGTAAAGAGCAAACTAGAAGTTCTCTTTGCACAACAAAAAGAAGCGCAAGTTGAGTTGAATGGTCTATATAACGTCGTTATTGAACAAGTAGAAAAACCTCTTTTAGAGCTAGCTTTGCGCGCCTATAACGGCAACCAAGTGAAAACTGCGCAAATGCTTGGCATCAATCGCAACACTCTTAAGAAGAAAATTGACAACTACAAGATTCGCGTAAAGAAATTGAACTAA
- a CDS encoding radical SAM protein has product MLKINEIFYSIQGETTYVGNPTVFVRLTACNLRCTYCDTKYSYYEGEMQALENILQEVAKHKAPYVCVTGGEPLLQKEVHTLMNTLCDQGYKVSLETSGSKSIEHVDSRVKIILDVKTPDSGAADSFLMENIGFSTPSTEYKFVICSEKDFEWSEEFCRQHNLFEKFVVLYSPSYGQVSERWLAEKILQKNSSARLQLQLHKYIWSSETRGV; this is encoded by the coding sequence ATGCTTAAAATAAATGAGATTTTCTATAGTATCCAAGGCGAAACGACTTATGTGGGGAATCCCACGGTTTTCGTGCGTCTTACGGCCTGCAATCTGCGCTGCACTTACTGCGACACAAAATATTCTTACTATGAAGGGGAAATGCAGGCCCTTGAAAATATTCTGCAAGAAGTTGCAAAGCACAAAGCTCCTTATGTTTGCGTCACAGGTGGCGAACCACTTTTACAAAAAGAAGTTCACACATTGATGAACACTTTGTGTGATCAAGGTTACAAGGTTTCTTTAGAAACAAGTGGATCAAAAAGTATTGAGCATGTTGATTCGCGCGTAAAAATTATTTTGGATGTGAAAACTCCTGACAGTGGTGCAGCAGATTCTTTTCTCATGGAGAACATCGGCTTTTCCACTCCCAGTACGGAGTACAAGTTTGTGATCTGTTCTGAAAAAGACTTTGAATGGTCCGAAGAATTCTGTCGTCAACATAATTTATTTGAAAAATTTGTGGTTTTATACAGCCCATCATACGGCCAAGTGTCTGAACGCTGGTTGGCAGAAAAAATTTTGCAAAAAAATTCATCTGCAAGGTTGCAATTGCAACTGCATAAGTATATTTGGTCTTCCGAAACACGCGGAGTATAG
- a CDS encoding DNA translocase FtsK: MNQFLKKFRQDVIAISFLGIGLFLALALVSYNPYDPSMNSIGQGLKASNYCGIVGSFLADMLYQFFGLAAWVVVGSCLKMAYASFKGDSLNLKNIRFVWALLLIVNIAALLSLYLPNTKIFHEQIYLGGLLGLGVSQALIRAFNSIGVQVILLSLMAVLIVFYFEKSLQELSETPRGFLAMLKKKKVGDKIAAFFAGMFVKDNAKKPKALKVKEEKPKTVFPLSDKKFVGKDEEEEKDEEDDLDAALAADGADDESEEVEEEDEEEVPAVRLAQKRKVVMRAKPPRRIENWDMPKLALLEDPPASRIKIDKAEIQRKADSLVEKLKNFSIEGQIQDAKPGPLVTMYEFKPNADVKISKISELEDDLSLALSSESVRVVGHIPGTDVVGIETANLKRETVYYKDLIAEDTFWSEDLALPMAVGRAVDGEPKVVDLRKMPHLLIAGTTGSGKSVFVGSIITGLLFRHSPKTLRLVLIDPKMVDLAPFSTVPHLVLPHVTEPKKAATALKWAVREMEKRYKSLSKFGVGKIEAFNEKTGALSKTEIEEHEKVNQELEEGKAKLEQYYFQPLPFIVIVVDELADLMIVEKQNIEEPIQRLTQKARACGIHLIVATQSPRKDVVTGLIKTNIPGRVALKVASKMDSRIIIDDSGAERLLPNGDMLFQAPGVGKPTRHHGPYLSDKEIGNVVKHWAAQAEPEYDPLAMRALDGFAGGDGAEAGDSGGGSGFGDEEYDERYDEILSWASEQKEISASLIQRKFRLGYPRAARLIEIFEKEGVVGPANGSKPRQVLVSSFREQ, from the coding sequence ATGAACCAATTCCTCAAAAAGTTTCGTCAGGACGTTATTGCTATTAGCTTTTTAGGCATAGGGCTTTTCCTCGCCCTCGCTCTGGTAAGCTACAATCCCTATGACCCTTCCATGAATTCTATCGGACAAGGCCTTAAAGCTTCAAATTATTGTGGCATTGTGGGGAGTTTTCTAGCCGATATGCTTTACCAATTCTTTGGCTTGGCAGCCTGGGTTGTCGTCGGAAGCTGTCTGAAAATGGCTTACGCGAGCTTTAAAGGGGACTCTTTAAATTTAAAAAATATTCGTTTTGTGTGGGCGCTATTATTGATCGTAAATATCGCGGCCCTTCTGTCCCTGTATTTGCCGAATACGAAGATTTTCCACGAGCAAATTTATTTGGGCGGCCTTTTGGGATTGGGAGTTTCTCAAGCGTTGATCCGCGCGTTCAACTCTATCGGTGTGCAAGTGATCTTGTTGTCACTGATGGCTGTGTTGATCGTATTTTATTTTGAAAAATCTTTGCAGGAGCTTTCAGAAACTCCGCGTGGGTTTTTGGCGATGCTTAAAAAGAAAAAAGTCGGTGATAAAATTGCCGCGTTCTTTGCCGGCATGTTTGTGAAGGACAATGCGAAAAAACCAAAAGCTCTGAAAGTAAAAGAAGAAAAACCTAAAACGGTCTTTCCTCTTTCTGACAAAAAATTTGTAGGCAAAGACGAAGAGGAAGAAAAAGACGAGGAAGACGACTTAGACGCGGCGTTGGCTGCGGATGGGGCTGATGACGAATCTGAAGAGGTTGAAGAAGAGGACGAAGAAGAAGTTCCTGCCGTAAGACTCGCGCAAAAACGTAAAGTCGTGATGAGGGCAAAACCTCCACGTCGTATTGAAAACTGGGATATGCCGAAATTGGCATTGTTAGAAGATCCTCCAGCGTCGCGTATTAAAATTGATAAGGCAGAGATTCAAAGAAAAGCAGACTCCTTGGTTGAGAAACTTAAAAACTTCTCTATCGAAGGACAAATTCAAGATGCGAAACCGGGTCCACTGGTGACGATGTATGAGTTTAAACCAAATGCTGACGTTAAAATCAGTAAGATCTCAGAACTAGAAGACGATCTTTCCCTTGCGCTTTCTTCTGAATCCGTGCGCGTGGTTGGCCACATTCCTGGAACAGATGTTGTTGGTATTGAGACTGCGAACTTAAAGCGTGAAACAGTTTATTATAAAGATTTGATCGCCGAAGACACTTTCTGGAGCGAAGACCTTGCCCTTCCAATGGCGGTAGGTCGCGCGGTGGACGGCGAACCTAAAGTCGTTGATCTTCGTAAGATGCCGCATTTGTTGATTGCCGGTACGACGGGTTCAGGTAAGTCCGTGTTCGTGGGATCTATCATCACGGGTCTTCTTTTCCGCCACTCTCCAAAAACATTACGTCTTGTTTTGATCGATCCAAAAATGGTCGACTTAGCGCCGTTCTCAACAGTGCCTCATCTGGTTCTTCCACACGTGACGGAACCTAAGAAAGCGGCAACGGCTTTGAAGTGGGCTGTGCGTGAAATGGAAAAACGTTATAAATCGTTATCCAAATTCGGCGTCGGTAAAATTGAAGCGTTCAATGAAAAGACTGGCGCTCTTTCGAAAACGGAAATTGAAGAACACGAAAAAGTGAATCAAGAATTGGAAGAAGGAAAAGCGAAGTTAGAACAATACTACTTCCAGCCGCTTCCATTTATTGTGATCGTTGTCGATGAGTTGGCCGATTTGATGATCGTTGAAAAACAAAACATCGAAGAACCAATTCAGCGTCTTACACAAAAAGCGCGCGCCTGCGGTATTCACTTGATTGTAGCAACGCAGTCTCCGCGTAAAGACGTTGTGACGGGTTTGATTAAAACGAATATTCCAGGTCGTGTGGCCTTAAAGGTCGCTTCGAAAATGGATTCGCGTATTATCATTGATGATTCAGGCGCGGAACGTCTTCTTCCGAATGGAGACATGCTCTTCCAGGCTCCGGGTGTGGGAAAACCAACTCGTCATCACGGACCTTATTTGTCAGATAAAGAAATCGGAAACGTTGTGAAACATTGGGCAGCTCAAGCAGAGCCTGAGTATGATCCACTCGCGATGCGTGCTCTGGATGGATTTGCAGGTGGCGATGGTGCTGAAGCTGGTGATTCTGGTGGTGGTTCTGGATTTGGTGATGAAGAGTATGACGAGCGCTATGATGAAATTTTATCGTGGGCTTCGGAACAAAAAGAAATCTCTGCGTCTTTGATTCAAAGAAAATTTAGACTCGGTTATCCGCGCGCCGCGCGTTTGATAGAAATCTTTGAAAAAGAAGGAGTTGTCGGCCCAGCCAATGGCAGCAAGCCGCGTCAAGTTTTAGTGAGTAGTTTTAGAGAACAATGA
- a CDS encoding tetratricopeptide repeat protein, whose translation MKLVLLRATLGVALLFSGPSLFAQTKNGKSETYKDIIEKAYNLSLQRDRQQALNILSSAIQKETRPQAIAELKKTVSEVSTIFFSDKAQQLFETGVSLRKTDVNQAFDKVSEASRIEPDNFSIVNELARLMIAKGDCKNAQETVQKQLTLVSFDEDLKLSMAQALACQGKWMEYQKVADTVAMKKSPQQKFWLALEMDKFLSAKNLTKAQEALGTLKKADEKYPESFYWIWKFDQAQKKSNLDIAQKYVMTCKNISANQYRQYMIDPMLCRRLIEVESELKGMNGTSE comes from the coding sequence ATGAAATTGGTTTTGCTAAGAGCCACCCTTGGGGTGGCTCTTCTCTTTTCTGGCCCCTCTCTTTTTGCTCAGACAAAAAACGGTAAGTCTGAGACCTACAAAGATATTATCGAAAAAGCGTACAACTTAAGTTTGCAGCGCGACCGCCAGCAGGCTTTAAATATTCTCTCAAGCGCTATTCAAAAAGAAACTCGTCCTCAAGCCATTGCCGAACTTAAAAAAACCGTTTCTGAAGTTTCGACGATTTTCTTTAGCGACAAAGCCCAACAGCTTTTTGAAACCGGGGTTTCTTTGCGAAAAACCGATGTGAACCAAGCTTTTGATAAAGTCAGCGAAGCTTCGCGTATTGAGCCTGATAATTTCTCGATCGTGAATGAACTTGCGCGCTTGATGATTGCTAAAGGCGATTGCAAAAATGCGCAGGAGACTGTGCAAAAACAACTCACTTTGGTGAGCTTTGATGAAGATTTAAAGCTGAGTATGGCTCAAGCCCTCGCCTGCCAGGGAAAATGGATGGAGTACCAAAAAGTCGCGGATACTGTGGCGATGAAGAAGTCTCCGCAGCAAAAGTTCTGGTTGGCTCTTGAAATGGATAAGTTTTTATCTGCTAAAAACCTTACAAAGGCGCAAGAGGCCCTCGGAACTCTGAAAAAAGCCGATGAAAAGTACCCAGAATCTTTCTATTGGATCTGGAAGTTCGATCAAGCGCAGAAAAAGTCGAATCTAGACATTGCTCAGAAATACGTGATGACCTGCAAAAACATTTCAGCGAACCAGTATAGACAGTATATGATAGACCCCATGCTTTGCCGCCGCCTAATTGAGGTGGAAAGCGAGCTTAAGGGGATGAATGGAACGTCTGAATAA
- the dapF gene encoding diaminopimelate epimerase, with protein MKNFLPVTITKMSGAGNTFALIDARKGSAWEDIEKHLGMTRANFAKLVCDRVLGVSTDGFLLIQSGAEGFDFIWDFYNNDGSTAEMCGNAARCAARFCYENLESSNPEKSTLKFKTGAGLVTAQILGDGKIRVRMPEARFIQERIELKTKSSSTEEFALVNTGVPHLVQKIHNIADAASLKEMAREARSHHDLRPSGANVTFYAEDSSGKIKAVTFERGVEDYTLACGTGAVAAALVYAKETSEKQVEVQMPGGLMQVVFLEGDSHPLMIGDAVFVGEFKYNLEVVG; from the coding sequence ATGAAAAACTTCCTGCCTGTGACCATCACAAAAATGTCGGGAGCAGGAAACACGTTTGCTTTGATTGACGCGCGCAAGGGATCAGCGTGGGAAGACATCGAGAAACATCTTGGAATGACTCGCGCGAATTTTGCAAAGCTTGTCTGTGATCGTGTTTTAGGAGTCAGCACTGACGGATTTCTTTTGATACAATCGGGTGCCGAAGGTTTTGATTTTATTTGGGACTTCTATAACAACGACGGCTCAACAGCGGAAATGTGTGGCAATGCCGCTCGTTGTGCGGCCCGTTTTTGTTATGAAAATCTAGAGAGTTCAAATCCGGAAAAAAGCACGCTGAAATTTAAAACAGGTGCAGGTCTTGTCACAGCACAAATCTTAGGTGATGGAAAAATCCGCGTGCGCATGCCGGAAGCTCGTTTTATTCAAGAGCGCATTGAATTAAAAACGAAATCAAGCTCTACAGAAGAGTTTGCGTTGGTGAATACAGGTGTGCCGCATTTGGTTCAAAAAATTCATAATATCGCCGATGCAGCTTCCCTCAAAGAAATGGCCAGAGAGGCGCGCTCTCACCATGACTTGCGTCCTTCGGGAGCCAATGTCACTTTCTATGCTGAAGACAGCAGTGGAAAAATCAAAGCTGTTACTTTTGAGCGTGGTGTGGAAGATTACACATTGGCTTGCGGAACAGGTGCTGTTGCCGCGGCTTTGGTGTATGCAAAAGAGACTTCTGAAAAACAAGTGGAAGTGCAAATGCCTGGCGGTCTTATGCAGGTGGTTTTCTTAGAAGGCGACTCTCATCCATTGATGATTGGTGACGCCGTTTTTGTTGGAGAATTTAAATACAATCTTGAGGTGGTCGGATGA